TCGCGGCCCGTGAACGGGCGTTGCGCGCGTCGGTCTTCAGGTCGACGCGTGCCACGTCCCAGTTCTCGAAGGCGTGCCGGAACAGCAGGTACTTGGCCTCGGTGTTCACGCCGGTGCCCTGGGCGGATGCCGCGAGCCAGGTGAAGCCGACCTCGACCGCGCACAGTCCCTCGCCCTCCGGCCACGGCCGCGGGTCCCAGTAGGCCGTGGCCCCGACCGCGCGTCCCGACGCCCGGTCCACCTGCGCGTACGGAGCCAGTTTCCCCTCGGCGGCGCGGGCGAGCTGGGCGTCGATGTACCCGCCGACCTCGGCCGCCCTCGGCACCCAGGTGAACCGGTACGAACCGCGGTCCTCCTCCGCGGCCCTCGCCAGGTCCGCGGCGTGACGGTGGGCCAAGGGCTCCAGGCGGACGAGCGAGCCCTCCAGAACCGGTCCGTCCAGCGTGAGGCTCATCGATCACCGATCCAGAACAGGGAGACGCTGCCGACCCCGTACGGTTCCAGAGTCGTGGCCGTCCTGTCGCGCGAATTCAGCGTCGGTTCCGGTCCGTGGACACCTTCTTGACGCCCCCGTCCTCCCCGCTGGGGCAACTCGGCGACCACGACCTGTACGAGGGCAACGCCGAGTACCAGGATCTGCCCCACCGGGATTCGTTTGCAGTGCATCGGGCTTCGGCCCGGTGGTGAAGCAGGTCCGAGGTTGCGACGCTGAGCGTCGCGGGTTCTTGTCCGGCGGAGCCGGATGGGGTGTTCCTCGCCCGTGGCGCGGAGCGTCGCGAGGCGGAGCCGGGCGCCGCTCACGCAGGGCGGTTGCACTGTTCGATGTACTGCTTGACCGCGGAGAGTGGGCGCCGCCGACGGTTCCGGCGAAGTAGGAACCGGACCAGAGCTTGTTGGACCGTCAGTGGTGGCGTACCAGGTCGGGGAACTCCTGACGCAGGCGGCTGTAGGAGACAGCTTGCGGGAGTTGACGAGCTTGGTGACGGCGACCTTGGGCGGGAGGTTCACCAGAAGGTGGACGTGGCTGTCGAGTCAGCAGGCCCTCAACCAGTACACCGACGGCTTGGTCGAGAACTACACGCAGATGAGGCAGAGCGCCTCTGCAACCTGGCCGCCGACCGGCGCGAGCAGGCCGATCCGGCGCCCGACAAGCCGGAGTTGCTCGCCGAGCTGACAGCCGCGTGGGAGACGATCGCGAACGGGCTGCTGCCGTCCCCGGGTCAGGGGCTGTGCGGGCCGAGGATGCCTCGCTCGTAGGCCGTCGCCACCGCCGCCGCGCGGTCCTTCACGCCCAACTTGGTGTACAGGTGCGTCAGATGGGTCTTCACCGTGGCCTCGCTGATGAAGAGGACGCGGGCGATCTCCCGGTTCGACGTGCCCCTGGCGACCAGGGCGAGAACCTCGCGTTCGCGGGCCGAGAGGGGCTCGTTGCCCGGGGCGCGGACCGCGGAGACCAGACGGGAGGCCACCGCCGGGGAGAGGACCGTGCGGCCCTGGGCCGCCGCCCGTACCGCCGTGAAGAGTTCGTCCCTCGGGGCGTCCTTCAGGAGGTAGCCCGTCGCGCCCGCCTCGATCGCGGGGAGGGTGTCGGAGTCCGTGTCGTACGTCGTCAGGACGAGGACCCGGGCCCGGGACCGGCGGCGGGTCAGTTCGGCGATCGCGTCGACTCCGCCGCCGCCCGGCATCCGCAGGTCCATCAGGACGACGTCGGGGTCGAGGGCGGCGGCCAGTCCCACCGCCTCCACGCCGTTCGACGCCTCGGCCAGCACCGTGAAGCCCGGCGCCGACTCGAACATGCCGCGCAGACCGTCCCGTACGACGGGATGGTCGTCGACGATCAGCAGGGTGATGGGCGCGTCAGTAGTCATGGGGGACCAAAGGTACGCGGGCCGAGACCGCCGTGCCGTGACCAGGCCCGGACTCCACGGTGAGCGTGCCCGCGACGCGTTCGGCGCGGGCACGCATGCCGTCGAGGCCGAAGCCGCCGGTGCCGTTGCGTTCACGGACCGTGAGCGGGTCGAAGCCGTCGCCGTCGTCGCGGATGTCGAGGATCACCTCGTCGCCGAGGAAGGTCAGGGTGACGCCGGCCCGTGACGCCCGGGCGTGACGGGAGGCGTTCGACAGGGCTTCCTGAGCGATGCGCAGGAGGGTCGCCGCGAGCTCCGCGTGGAGCTGTTCCGCCGGGCCGGTGACCGTGAACTCGGCGCGTACGCCCGTCCGTTCGGCCCAGTCCGCGACCGTCTTCTTCAGGGCCTCCGGCAGGTCGTCGCTCTCCAGGGCCACGGGGGCCAGGTTCTGCACGGAGCGGCGGGCCTCGCCGAGGCTGCTGCGGGCCAACTTCATGGCGCGGTCCACGTGTTCGCGCGCCAGGGTCCGGTCCGGGGTGTTCGTCACCACCTGGAGCTGGGCGATGATCCCGGTCAGGCCCTGGGCGATGGTGTCGTGGATCTCGGCGGCCAGCCGACGGCGTTCGTCCGCGACGCCCGCCTCCCTTGCCTGGTGAAGGAGTTGGGCGTGCAGGGCGGCGTTCTCGTCGAGGGCCTGCTGCAACGCCGTGTTGGTGCGTTCGAGTTCGACGATGGTGACGGCCCGGTCGCGGGAGCGCTGTTCCTCCTGCTCGGTGGCGTGGGCGACCAGCGCCTGAAGACCGAAGTTGACGGCCAGCAGCGCGGCG
The DNA window shown above is from Streptomyces sp. NBC_01451 and carries:
- a CDS encoding GNAT family N-acetyltransferase yields the protein MSLTLDGPVLEGSLVRLEPLAHRHAADLARAAEEDRGSYRFTWVPRAAEVGGYIDAQLARAAEGKLAPYAQVDRASGRAVGATAYWDPRPWPEGEGLCAVEVGFTWLAASAQGTGVNTEAKYLLFRHAFENWDVARVDLKTDARNARSRAAIERAGARFEGVLRNWSRSWVPGEDGRLRDSAIFSITAEEWPACRAGLERRLTRVTPGPTLT
- a CDS encoding response regulator transcription factor, coding for MTTDAPITLLIVDDHPVVRDGLRGMFESAPGFTVLAEASNGVEAVGLAAALDPDVVLMDLRMPGGGGVDAIAELTRRRSRARVLVLTTYDTDSDTLPAIEAGATGYLLKDAPRDELFTAVRAAAQGRTVLSPAVASRLVSAVRAPGNEPLSAREREVLALVARGTSNREIARVLFISEATVKTHLTHLYTKLGVKDRAAAVATAYERGILGPHSP
- a CDS encoding sensor histidine kinase, whose amino-acid sequence is MTAADTGIDRRMEHLHIWGPYGLLGVSVVLAGVSADLIEGPVEWQAAGALVGAALALQLWWHGTRSRRANRGRTPSRAGTAYYVVRWAIAFLLTWINPFFAFYAATGYMDADELIPGMWRRLGLFASAVTVAAAQAGGLLFDSGVQWAAFAALLAVNFGLQALVAHATEQEEQRSRDRAVTIVELERTNTALQQALDENAALHAQLLHQAREAGVADERRRLAAEIHDTIAQGLTGIIAQLQVVTNTPDRTLAREHVDRAMKLARSSLGEARRSVQNLAPVALESDDLPEALKKTVADWAERTGVRAEFTVTGPAEQLHAELAATLLRIAQEALSNASRHARASRAGVTLTFLGDEVILDIRDDGDGFDPLTVRERNGTGGFGLDGMRARAERVAGTLTVESGPGHGTAVSARVPLVPHDY